A section of the Marinoscillum sp. 108 genome encodes:
- a CDS encoding 3-hydroxyacyl-CoA dehydrogenase/enoyl-CoA hydratase family protein, whose translation MKRTIKKAVVLGSGIMGSRIACHFANIGLEVLLLDIAPKELTDQEKAKGLTLDSPHVKNRIVNTSLQTAISSKPSPLYHQEKASLITTGNFDDDLSKIKDYDWVLEAVVENLEIKKSLFEKVELYRKPGTLISSNTSGIPINFMLEGRSEDFQKHFCGTHFFNPPRYLKLLEIIPTKKTDPKIVDFFLHYGDLFLGKETVLCKDTPAFIANRIGIYAIMSGMHTIQKMGLTVNEVDKLTGPVIGRAKSATFRTMDVVGLDTAVKVAAGLYEGLPHDESREMFKLPKIVQELYDRKWWGDKTKQGYYKKVVENGNKEILELNLETFEYEQKAKVKLDVLDKTKNEEDLKKRLKIVINEEGREGDFYRATFFDLFRYCTVRIPEVADELYRIDQAVAAGFGWELGPFESWDAMGLKDCVDQMKKKNLAPAPWVDELLAAGHQSFYKYENGKKHYYDIPSKSYKVVPGTEGFIYLDAFKENNVVWENDGATIYDIGDGVLNVEFHTKMNSIGAEVIEGINTAITMAEKDFRGVVVGNEGQNFSAGANLAMLFMFAVDQEFDEIDMMIRQFQNTMTRARFSTVPVVSATSGLALGGGCELSLHCDAIQAHAETYIGLVEVGVGLIPGGGGTKELTLRASDKFMPNDPELNILQEYFMNIATAKVATSAHEARAMDILTAADRITLNRARLLADAKERVLELADAGYTQPKERTDIKVHGRTSMAMFEAGITGMKYGAYISEHDAKIAKKLAWVMSGGDLSAPTLVSEKYLLDLEREAFLSLCGEQKTLERIQSILFKGKPLRN comes from the coding sequence ATGAAACGAACCATTAAGAAAGCAGTAGTATTGGGCTCGGGAATTATGGGATCCCGCATTGCCTGCCATTTTGCCAACATCGGTCTGGAAGTTTTACTTTTGGATATTGCCCCAAAGGAACTTACAGATCAGGAAAAAGCAAAAGGACTTACGCTTGATTCACCCCACGTAAAGAACCGTATCGTCAATACATCTTTACAAACAGCCATCAGCTCAAAGCCTTCACCCCTTTACCATCAGGAGAAAGCGAGCCTTATCACCACCGGAAATTTTGATGACGATTTATCGAAAATCAAAGATTACGACTGGGTGCTTGAAGCCGTGGTGGAAAACCTCGAAATCAAGAAATCTCTGTTTGAAAAAGTAGAGCTGTACAGAAAGCCAGGGACTTTGATTTCTTCCAATACCTCGGGTATTCCTATCAACTTTATGCTGGAAGGGCGAAGTGAAGATTTTCAGAAACACTTCTGTGGAACACACTTTTTCAACCCGCCAAGATATCTCAAGCTGCTTGAGATCATACCCACCAAGAAAACAGATCCGAAAATCGTTGATTTCTTTTTGCACTATGGGGATCTTTTCCTCGGCAAGGAGACGGTACTGTGTAAGGATACTCCAGCATTCATAGCTAACAGAATCGGGATTTATGCCATCATGTCGGGTATGCATACCATACAGAAAATGGGCCTGACTGTAAATGAAGTAGATAAACTCACTGGACCAGTCATCGGTCGGGCCAAGTCGGCCACTTTCAGAACCATGGATGTGGTAGGTCTCGATACGGCCGTGAAAGTTGCCGCAGGATTGTATGAGGGCCTGCCTCATGATGAATCCAGAGAAATGTTCAAACTGCCCAAGATTGTACAGGAACTTTACGATCGAAAATGGTGGGGAGATAAAACGAAACAAGGCTACTATAAGAAAGTAGTAGAGAATGGGAACAAAGAAATTCTGGAACTGAACCTGGAGACTTTTGAATACGAGCAGAAGGCCAAGGTGAAACTAGACGTACTGGATAAAACTAAAAACGAGGAAGACCTCAAGAAAAGACTCAAAATTGTCATCAATGAGGAAGGCCGAGAAGGAGATTTCTACAGAGCCACGTTCTTCGATCTTTTCAGGTATTGTACCGTGCGCATACCCGAGGTTGCAGATGAGCTTTATCGTATTGATCAGGCTGTAGCTGCAGGGTTTGGTTGGGAGCTCGGTCCGTTTGAGTCATGGGATGCCATGGGTCTGAAAGATTGTGTGGATCAGATGAAAAAAAAGAATCTGGCACCTGCTCCCTGGGTAGATGAGTTGCTGGCTGCCGGCCATCAGTCTTTCTACAAGTATGAAAATGGTAAGAAGCATTATTATGACATTCCTTCGAAATCTTATAAAGTAGTTCCGGGTACCGAAGGCTTTATTTATTTGGATGCCTTCAAAGAAAATAACGTCGTTTGGGAAAATGACGGTGCTACTATTTACGACATAGGAGATGGTGTGCTGAATGTGGAATTTCACACCAAAATGAATTCTATTGGTGCGGAAGTCATCGAAGGAATCAACACGGCGATTACCATGGCGGAAAAAGATTTTCGTGGAGTCGTAGTAGGCAATGAGGGCCAGAATTTTTCTGCCGGAGCCAACCTCGCTATGTTGTTCATGTTTGCGGTAGATCAGGAATTTGATGAGATCGACATGATGATTCGTCAGTTTCAGAACACCATGACCCGGGCCAGGTTCTCCACCGTTCCTGTGGTGTCAGCTACTTCCGGTCTGGCGCTGGGCGGAGGTTGTGAGCTTTCGCTTCATTGTGATGCCATTCAGGCCCACGCGGAAACCTATATTGGTTTGGTGGAAGTGGGTGTTGGCTTGATTCCAGGCGGAGGTGGTACCAAGGAGTTGACTCTCCGGGCTTCGGACAAGTTCATGCCTAATGACCCAGAGTTGAACATTTTGCAGGAGTACTTTATGAATATCGCAACCGCCAAGGTGGCTACTTCAGCGCATGAGGCCAGAGCGATGGACATATTGACTGCTGCAGATCGGATTACCCTTAACAGAGCGAGGTTGTTGGCTGATGCCAAAGAGCGAGTACTCGAACTGGCCGATGCGGGCTATACCCAGCCCAAAGAACGAACCGATATCAAAGTTCACGGACGTACCAGCATGGCTATGTTTGAGGCCGGCATCACAGGCATGAAGTATGGAGCTTATATTTCCGAACACGATGCAAAAATTGCGAAAAAACTGGCTTGGGTGATGAGCGGCGGGGACCTTTCGGCGCCTACGCTTGTTTCAGAGAAGTATCTGCTTGATCTGGAGCGTGAAGCATTTCTGAGTTTGTGTGG
- a CDS encoding MarR family winged helix-turn-helix transcriptional regulator → MKREDTVDYNIKVAWHAISRMYNQYGAPFDVTASTGFVLLNIDVELGTPATKIAPLMGLEARSLTRMLKTMEEKKWIYREQDPNDGRSVRIFLTDLGKEKREFSRKAVKEFNTKLRELVPEQDIRTFIEVTRSVTQLIDDKNLFDKLAEAFIYETNH, encoded by the coding sequence ATGAAAAGAGAAGATACCGTAGATTATAATATAAAAGTGGCCTGGCATGCGATTTCCAGGATGTACAACCAATACGGAGCCCCTTTTGATGTTACTGCATCTACAGGATTCGTCTTGCTCAATATAGATGTGGAACTCGGAACACCTGCCACGAAAATAGCGCCGCTTATGGGGCTCGAAGCACGCTCGCTCACAAGGATGCTCAAAACCATGGAAGAAAAGAAGTGGATCTATCGCGAACAGGATCCAAACGACGGTCGCTCAGTCAGGATTTTTCTGACGGATCTTGGCAAGGAAAAAAGAGAGTTTTCGAGAAAAGCGGTAAAAGAATTTAATACAAAACTGAGAGAACTGGTACCTGAGCAGGATATCCGCACGTTCATAGAAGTGACCCGCTCAGTCACCCAGCTCATAGACGACAAAAACCTATTTGATAAACTAGCAGAAGCCTTCATTTATGAAACGAACCATTAA
- a CDS encoding tetratricopeptide repeat protein, producing the protein MKKHTLKTFLLIILFIPQLSVHAQSSDAKLANEYFQQGEFDKAKLMYEGLEKTKQAIPLIHANYMQLMLDANELKEAERYLQRVLKFFPSNLQYQVDLAFYYQYAGEFDKKEKFLNELIKSYADNQYQLSTIAQNLASRQLYREAIFFYEKARAANGRPSSFALDMAAIHRLTNNKPEMTSEYINYAEGNPANLTYVKNLFQNILTEEEDQDFLEQTLIQKTQRNPNETLYSDLLIWLLLQRKDFYSAFIQGRALDKRNQQPGNECMRIAQIAYDNKSWQDAIDIYQYVINTYPNSYNYPPARRLLIRSKENKVKNEFPVDRLAIRNLADEYAKLYEEMGPNPTTLEALRNKALLHAFYLNELPQAITLLNAIIHNNRSPASLISESKLDLGDIYLLTDQPWESTLLYSQVEKAHKESPLAYEAKLRNARLNYFTGNFSLAKSHLDILKLATTRTIANDAIALSLLISDNTVFDTTDQVMKDFASVELMIFMNKSEQAKAKLNEILEQHPGHSITDEIYWLQARLELEAGDYMAAILHLDKIITQYSYDILSDDAFFRKATILHDHLHKDQEAMSIYQEFLKKYPGSRHAAEARTRIRKLRGDLAN; encoded by the coding sequence ATGAAGAAACATACCCTCAAAACTTTTCTACTAATAATACTATTCATTCCGCAACTGAGCGTGCATGCCCAAAGTAGCGATGCGAAATTGGCCAATGAATATTTTCAGCAGGGCGAATTCGATAAGGCCAAATTGATGTATGAAGGCCTGGAAAAAACAAAACAGGCCATTCCGCTAATTCATGCGAATTATATGCAATTGATGCTCGATGCAAATGAATTGAAAGAAGCCGAGCGGTATTTGCAGCGAGTGCTCAAATTTTTCCCGTCCAATCTTCAGTATCAGGTCGATTTGGCTTTTTATTACCAGTATGCTGGTGAATTCGATAAAAAGGAGAAATTTCTGAATGAGCTAATCAAATCATATGCTGACAATCAGTATCAGCTGAGCACCATTGCTCAGAATCTGGCTTCACGCCAGCTTTATCGTGAGGCCATCTTTTTTTATGAAAAAGCAAGAGCGGCCAATGGCAGACCCTCTTCTTTCGCGCTGGATATGGCAGCCATACATCGCCTTACCAACAACAAGCCCGAGATGACCAGCGAATACATCAACTACGCTGAGGGCAACCCCGCGAATTTGACTTATGTGAAAAACCTATTTCAGAATATTCTCACAGAAGAAGAGGATCAGGATTTTCTTGAGCAAACGCTCATTCAAAAAACGCAGCGAAATCCTAATGAGACACTTTATTCGGATCTCCTTATTTGGCTACTTCTTCAGAGAAAAGATTTCTATTCGGCATTTATTCAGGGACGCGCCCTGGACAAGCGAAACCAACAACCCGGAAACGAATGCATGCGGATTGCCCAGATTGCTTATGACAATAAATCATGGCAGGATGCTATCGACATTTATCAGTATGTGATTAATACCTATCCCAATTCATATAACTATCCGCCGGCCCGTCGCTTGTTGATCAGGTCTAAGGAAAACAAAGTAAAAAACGAATTTCCTGTGGATAGACTAGCCATTAGAAATCTGGCGGACGAATATGCAAAACTTTATGAAGAAATGGGCCCTAATCCGACTACCTTGGAGGCCTTACGAAATAAAGCCCTGCTTCATGCTTTCTATCTCAATGAATTACCTCAGGCCATCACCCTTTTGAATGCCATCATCCACAATAATCGCAGCCCGGCTTCACTCATTTCCGAATCGAAACTGGATCTCGGAGATATTTATCTTCTCACGGATCAGCCCTGGGAATCCACCCTGCTCTACTCTCAGGTGGAGAAGGCCCATAAAGAATCTCCATTGGCATATGAAGCGAAACTGAGGAATGCACGCCTGAATTATTTCACAGGAAATTTCTCACTGGCCAAAAGCCATCTGGATATTTTGAAACTGGCCACTACACGTACCATTGCCAATGACGCCATTGCCTTGAGTCTTCTGATTTCTGATAACACCGTCTTTGATACCACCGATCAGGTGATGAAAGATTTTGCATCTGTGGAGCTGATGATTTTCATGAATAAATCTGAGCAGGCAAAAGCAAAATTGAATGAAATTTTGGAGCAGCATCCCGGTCACAGTATTACCGATGAGATCTACTGGCTCCAGGCCAGACTCGAACTGGAGGCCGGAGATTATATGGCAGCTATTCTCCACCTGGATAAAATCATCACGCAATACAGCTATGATATTTTAAGCGATGATGCTTTTTTTCGGAAGGCAACCATCCTGCACGATCATCTTCACAAGGATCAGGAAGCCATGTCCATTTATCAGGAATTTCTGAAAAAATACCCAGGTAGCCGACATGCCGCTGAGGCAAGAACGCGCATAAGAAAACTTCGCGGTGATTTAGCCAATTAA
- a CDS encoding Ig-like domain-containing protein: MKQLLSVFLIIIILDLFLHSCANPITPTGGPKDTIPPSLISSLPLDQSLRFKEQSIEMTFDEFINADKLKQNLVITPITEVKYKTLVKKQTIWINFEEPFEDSTTYTLNFFDGITDITERNPAENLVLAFSTGDYIDSLSIFGTVADLFTGTITKKITIGLYKLSDTLDFKSIKPTYFTTSTDEGTFKIQNIKANPYRLMSFEDANKNLLFDPASEQYGFLSDTLRLTETSADSLHIPMVNINAANLKLISARPSGRYFEIRYTKPINHYTLSTADSTYLPSTIVGEKETIRVYKTETVIDSVQTFISVTDSLKNERTDTVYVKFRESTRKADEYKVTLSPKSNTSVFPHQRYTIEFNKPSKLIKDNFLSIPIDTITTLDFKPQKVQFNHNFTSLTFSLDLTAAHFRDSLTHYLTNHPLDSTALDSVQASINQKLASLSKDQFTLSITPQSFVSCEQDTSVNITQNYKFGKNENVGIIRVKLATTAPSYFVQIINKQTPVKSIRSCTECVFTEIPPGNYWVRVLVDSNNDSQWSPGNILTNTEPEPVIYFKEETTLRANWDIELNYSF; encoded by the coding sequence ATGAAACAGCTGCTATCCGTATTCCTTATCATCATTATCCTGGACCTGTTTCTACACAGTTGTGCGAATCCGATAACTCCCACCGGTGGTCCCAAAGACACCATCCCTCCTTCTTTGATCTCGTCATTGCCTCTTGACCAGTCCTTACGGTTCAAAGAACAGTCCATAGAAATGACATTTGACGAATTCATCAATGCAGATAAACTGAAACAAAATCTTGTCATCACGCCCATTACGGAAGTGAAATATAAAACCCTTGTCAAAAAACAAACGATCTGGATCAACTTCGAAGAGCCGTTCGAAGACAGTACCACCTATACACTCAACTTCTTCGATGGCATTACTGACATCACAGAAAGAAACCCTGCAGAAAATCTGGTCCTTGCTTTTAGTACCGGAGATTACATTGATTCCCTATCCATATTTGGTACAGTTGCGGATCTATTCACCGGTACCATCACGAAGAAAATCACTATTGGCCTTTATAAACTTTCAGATACACTAGACTTCAAATCTATTAAACCGACCTACTTCACTACCTCTACTGATGAGGGCACCTTCAAAATACAAAACATCAAAGCGAATCCATACAGGCTCATGTCCTTTGAAGATGCCAATAAGAACCTTCTATTTGATCCTGCCTCCGAACAATATGGCTTTCTAAGTGACACCCTTCGTCTTACTGAAACCAGTGCAGACAGTCTTCACATTCCCATGGTCAACATTAATGCCGCTAACCTCAAACTCATCTCCGCCAGACCATCGGGTAGATACTTCGAAATCAGATATACCAAACCTATCAACCACTATACCCTATCTACAGCAGACTCCACCTACCTCCCAAGCACTATTGTTGGTGAAAAAGAAACCATAAGAGTTTATAAAACCGAAACAGTAATAGACAGTGTGCAAACGTTCATCTCAGTTACAGATAGTTTAAAAAATGAACGTACGGATACGGTATATGTAAAATTCAGAGAATCAACCAGAAAAGCCGATGAATACAAGGTCACACTTAGCCCCAAATCCAACACCTCTGTATTCCCTCACCAGCGATACACCATAGAATTCAACAAGCCCAGCAAGCTTATAAAGGACAATTTCCTATCTATTCCCATAGACACCATCACCACGCTGGATTTCAAGCCCCAGAAAGTTCAATTCAACCATAACTTCACATCCCTCACATTCAGTCTTGATTTAACCGCTGCGCATTTCAGAGACAGTCTCACACACTATCTTACTAACCACCCGCTGGACAGTACCGCACTGGACTCTGTACAAGCATCCATCAATCAAAAATTAGCATCACTAAGTAAAGATCAGTTCACCCTCTCTATCACCCCACAATCGTTTGTCTCCTGTGAACAAGACACATCCGTGAACATCACGCAGAACTACAAATTTGGAAAAAACGAAAACGTTGGAATCATACGTGTTAAGCTCGCCACCACTGCACCCTCATATTTCGTCCAGATCATCAATAAACAAACTCCAGTCAAAAGTATCCGCTCGTGCACCGAGTGTGTATTTACAGAAATACCACCAGGTAATTACTGGGTAAGAGTATTGGTTGATTCGAACAACGATAGTCAATGGTCACCCGGAAACATACTTACTAACACCGAACCAGAGCCCGTTATCTACTTCAAAGAAGAGACCACACTGAGAGCCAATTGGGACATTGAACTCAATTATTCCTTCTGA
- a CDS encoding class I SAM-dependent methyltransferase, translated as MYQKLEECPACKHTLLTNYLICEDHAASKESFALVQCKKCSLVITNPRPDQDHIGSYYQHSDYISHTNKANNPVNWLYKQVRKITLAHKTSLIKSHSDQKRILDFGCGTGLFIQHLQKDGFIATGFEPSPQARTIAENLTGLPILDNLKQLDNKTFDIITAWHVIEHVHELRLTLKALRKSLVDDGLLFIALPNHKSHDAQHYGSHWAAYDVPRHLSHFNRVSLEKLAKECKLNLIKTYPMKFDAYYVSLLSEKYKTGKTNYLKAFQVGMKSNQQARKTSEYSSLIYVLTK; from the coding sequence ATGTATCAAAAACTGGAGGAATGTCCCGCCTGCAAACATACCTTGCTGACCAACTATCTCATATGCGAAGATCACGCTGCGTCCAAAGAGAGTTTCGCACTGGTACAATGCAAGAAATGCAGTCTTGTCATCACCAACCCACGCCCGGATCAAGACCACATAGGCTCCTACTACCAGCACAGCGACTATATATCGCACACCAATAAAGCCAACAATCCAGTCAACTGGCTCTACAAACAAGTCAGGAAAATCACCCTTGCCCATAAGACCTCATTGATCAAATCACATAGTGATCAAAAAAGAATACTTGATTTTGGTTGTGGTACCGGCCTCTTCATTCAACATCTGCAGAAGGACGGTTTCATTGCTACAGGATTCGAACCCTCACCCCAGGCCAGAACCATCGCGGAAAACCTCACCGGTCTTCCCATTCTCGACAACCTCAAACAACTTGACAACAAAACATTTGACATCATTACTGCCTGGCACGTCATAGAGCATGTGCATGAACTCAGACTCACCCTCAAAGCATTACGCAAATCGCTCGTCGATGACGGGCTCTTGTTCATTGCACTACCCAATCATAAATCACATGATGCCCAACATTATGGAAGCCATTGGGCCGCTTATGATGTACCCAGACACCTATCTCATTTCAATCGGGTATCACTAGAGAAACTGGCAAAAGAATGCAAACTCAATCTTATCAAAACATACCCCATGAAGTTTGATGCCTACTACGTGAGTCTCTTAAGTGAGAAATATAAAACTGGTAAAACCAACTACCTCAAGGCATTCCAGGTTGGAATGAAATCGAATCAACAAGCCCGCAAAACATCAGAATATTCAAGCCTCATCTACGTTCTCACCAAATGA
- the mnmG gene encoding tRNA uridine-5-carboxymethylaminomethyl(34) synthesis enzyme MnmG encodes MFPEYDVIVVGAGHAGCEAAAAAANLGSKVLLATMNMNTIAQMSCNPAMGGVAKGQIVREIDALGGYSGIITDKSMIQFRMLNKSKGPAMWSPRAQSDRMRFAEEWRMALENTQNVDFWQEMISGILVKDNRAIGVRTSLGIEIRSKAVVLTNGTFLNGLIHIGEKQFGGGRAGERKATGITEQLVSLGFESGRMKTGTPPRVDGRSLDYSRMDEQEGDEVPEKFSYLDSTQPLQKQRSCYITYTNPDVHASLQTGFDKSPMFNGRIQGLGPRYCPSIEDKINRFAERDRHQIFVEPEGWDTVEVYVNGFSTSLPEDVQYKALRLIPGFENAKMFRPGYAIEYDFFPPTQLSQTLETKLISNLFFAGQINGTTGYEEAACQGLMAGINAHQKVKEKDPFILSRSQAYIGVLIDDLINKGTNEPYRMFTSRAEYRLLLRQDNADLRLTPLSHQLGLASDHRNQLTANKLQATKQLINNLKQKKFKPLDINPTLADLNMAPIKDTSSLYQLLKRPDIELSTFTAFNQSTKEFVESLDKDIAEQASIQIKYETYIIREQENAEKMSSLDEKKINPDFDYLKISSLSSEAREKLLKIKPTTLGQASRISGVSPSDVSVLMVYLTK; translated from the coding sequence ATGTTTCCAGAATACGATGTAATTGTGGTTGGCGCTGGCCATGCCGGTTGCGAAGCTGCCGCCGCTGCCGCTAACTTAGGTTCCAAGGTGCTCTTAGCCACCATGAACATGAACACTATTGCCCAAATGTCTTGCAACCCTGCAATGGGTGGAGTGGCTAAGGGTCAGATTGTTCGTGAAATTGATGCGCTTGGTGGGTACTCTGGTATCATCACCGACAAGTCCATGATCCAATTTCGCATGCTCAATAAAAGCAAAGGGCCTGCGATGTGGAGTCCGAGGGCTCAATCAGATAGAATGCGCTTTGCAGAAGAGTGGAGAATGGCGCTGGAAAACACCCAAAATGTTGACTTTTGGCAAGAGATGATCTCCGGAATCCTCGTGAAAGACAACAGAGCAATAGGCGTTAGAACCAGTCTTGGAATAGAAATCAGGTCAAAAGCTGTGGTGCTCACCAACGGCACTTTCCTAAATGGACTCATTCATATAGGAGAAAAACAGTTCGGTGGTGGACGTGCAGGAGAGCGCAAAGCCACAGGTATTACCGAGCAACTCGTTTCCTTGGGCTTTGAATCTGGTCGTATGAAAACAGGAACACCGCCAAGAGTAGATGGCCGCAGCCTCGACTATAGCCGCATGGATGAACAAGAGGGTGATGAAGTGCCTGAAAAATTCTCCTATCTGGACAGTACACAACCACTCCAAAAGCAGAGAAGCTGCTACATCACGTACACCAATCCAGACGTGCATGCCTCCCTACAAACAGGTTTTGATAAATCACCTATGTTTAATGGACGCATCCAGGGACTGGGGCCCAGGTATTGCCCGTCTATAGAAGATAAAATCAATCGGTTTGCCGAACGTGACCGCCATCAAATATTCGTGGAGCCCGAAGGCTGGGATACCGTAGAAGTATATGTTAACGGGTTCTCGACCTCTTTACCAGAAGATGTACAATACAAAGCACTGAGACTCATTCCAGGTTTCGAGAACGCCAAAATGTTCAGACCTGGCTATGCCATTGAATACGACTTCTTCCCTCCTACACAGCTCTCACAAACCCTGGAAACCAAGCTGATCAGCAATCTCTTTTTTGCAGGTCAGATCAACGGAACCACAGGTTACGAAGAAGCCGCCTGTCAGGGATTGATGGCAGGTATCAATGCCCACCAGAAAGTCAAAGAAAAGGATCCCTTTATTCTCAGCAGATCACAGGCCTATATAGGAGTGCTCATTGATGACCTCATTAATAAAGGCACCAACGAGCCCTATCGTATGTTTACCTCCAGGGCCGAATACCGGCTGCTACTTAGACAAGACAATGCAGACCTTAGGCTCACTCCCTTGTCTCATCAACTTGGCCTGGCCAGTGACCATAGAAATCAGCTCACCGCCAACAAACTACAAGCGACCAAGCAGCTCATCAATAACCTTAAACAGAAGAAATTCAAGCCACTAGACATTAACCCAACACTTGCTGATCTGAACATGGCACCCATTAAGGACACTTCGTCCTTGTATCAGCTCCTGAAGCGACCGGATATTGAGCTAAGTACCTTCACCGCTTTCAACCAATCCACCAAAGAGTTTGTTGAAAGCCTCGATAAAGACATTGCCGAACAAGCATCTATTCAAATCAAGTATGAAACCTACATTATACGCGAACAGGAGAATGCCGAAAAGATGTCCTCATTGGATGAGAAAAAGATCAATCCTGATTTTGACTACTTAAAAATCAGCTCCCTCTCTTCTGAAGCAAGGGAGAAATTACTTAAAATAAAACCAACTACGCTTGGGCAAGCCTCACGCATCAGTGGAGTCTCCCCATCCGACGTATCAGTATTAATGGTTTACCTCACTAAATAA
- the ybeY gene encoding rRNA maturation RNase YbeY — translation MPNINYFSEDVDFSLQHEEKISQWLEDIASSHEYRIETINYIFCSDDYLLDINKTYLEHDYYTDIITFDNSSNHHLIESDIFISIDRVTDNAKEMGIPFEEELHRVLAHGLLHLVGFDDKGDNHKILMRQKEDACLSLLKI, via the coding sequence ATGCCCAACATCAACTACTTCTCTGAAGATGTAGACTTCTCCCTTCAGCACGAGGAGAAAATAAGTCAATGGTTAGAGGACATTGCCTCGTCGCATGAATATCGAATAGAGACCATCAACTATATATTTTGCTCTGATGACTATCTACTAGACATTAACAAGACGTATCTGGAGCATGATTACTACACCGATATAATCACCTTTGACAACTCCAGCAACCATCACCTCATCGAATCGGATATCTTCATCAGCATTGATAGGGTAACGGACAATGCCAAAGAGATGGGCATCCCGTTTGAAGAAGAACTTCATCGTGTGCTGGCGCATGGCTTACTACACCTTGTTGGGTTCGACGACAAGGGAGACAATCATAAAATCTTAATGAGGCAAAAAGAAGATGCCTGCTTATCTTTGCTCAAAATATAG
- a CDS encoding ATP-binding protein — translation MNSIQIQIPSLSENIRIVESFIDNAKEKFSLNDDIYGNIMIAVTESVNNAIVHGNRKDSRKNVTLQLKVDDNILNFTITDEGEGFNFNQLPDPTSPENLDKPGGRGIFLMKHLCDEVSFQDEGRAVILTFYLN, via the coding sequence ATGAACAGCATACAGATACAAATTCCATCCTTATCTGAGAACATAAGGATCGTGGAAAGCTTTATTGACAATGCCAAGGAGAAGTTCTCCCTGAACGACGACATCTACGGCAATATTATGATCGCCGTAACGGAATCCGTGAATAATGCCATTGTCCATGGCAACAGGAAAGACTCCAGAAAGAACGTCACATTGCAACTCAAAGTGGACGACAACATACTCAACTTCACCATTACCGATGAAGGCGAAGGGTTCAACTTTAACCAATTGCCAGACCCAACCTCTCCTGAGAATCTGGACAAACCTGGGGGCAGAGGCATTTTCCTCATGAAGCATCTTTGTGACGAAGTGAGCTTTCAGGATGAAGGAAGGGCCGTTATCCTCACCTTCTACCTCAACTGA